One window from the genome of Natrialba magadii ATCC 43099 encodes:
- a CDS encoding YihY/virulence factor BrkB family protein, translated as MATDFGDAVSFGKTVVAGIQEKNVPFMAAGIAYQAFISLLPLLVLIFFVVTILGDEQFASQVATSTGEFLPESGQMMVEDAIAESPATAGSTLIGVVVLVWGALKIFRGLDTAFSEIYEAGGTGSFVQQLRDAGLVLGAIGGALIAASAASLLLAFFPDIPFLGLVSPLILVVILSIAFLPMFYYFPDVDVTAREVLPGVVVAAIGWTVLQSLFHVYVSFAGDSEAAGPVGAVLLLLTWLYFGGLILLVGAVINAVGTGRLEPTDEESLSQTSIAATDREAFVDDTQRERERLRNRIERLERERAQLRNDLAAQRSRRYRLEDRVSHLESLTRDLETENSELQRELESVDEPPWKQRLETVLSNVDSIRIGVVERRSD; from the coding sequence ATGGCAACCGACTTTGGGGACGCGGTCTCATTTGGGAAAACTGTCGTCGCAGGGATTCAGGAGAAGAACGTGCCGTTTATGGCCGCGGGAATTGCCTACCAGGCGTTTATCTCGTTACTTCCGCTACTCGTGCTCATTTTCTTCGTCGTTACAATTCTGGGCGATGAACAGTTCGCGAGTCAGGTTGCGACGTCGACGGGAGAGTTCCTACCTGAAAGCGGACAGATGATGGTCGAGGATGCGATCGCAGAATCGCCCGCCACTGCGGGATCGACACTCATTGGCGTCGTCGTTCTCGTCTGGGGTGCGCTCAAAATCTTCCGGGGACTCGACACCGCGTTCTCCGAAATCTACGAGGCGGGCGGGACGGGCTCGTTCGTCCAGCAACTGCGTGATGCCGGTCTCGTTCTCGGTGCGATCGGTGGTGCGTTGATTGCAGCCAGTGCGGCAAGTCTACTGCTTGCGTTCTTCCCGGATATTCCGTTCCTCGGACTGGTGAGTCCGCTGATTCTCGTCGTTATCCTGTCGATTGCGTTCTTGCCGATGTTCTACTACTTTCCCGATGTCGATGTTACCGCCCGCGAGGTGCTGCCGGGCGTCGTCGTCGCTGCGATCGGCTGGACTGTCCTCCAGTCGCTCTTTCATGTCTACGTCTCCTTCGCCGGCGACTCCGAGGCGGCAGGTCCCGTCGGAGCCGTCCTGTTGCTCCTGACGTGGCTCTACTTCGGCGGCCTCATCCTGCTCGTCGGTGCGGTGATCAACGCAGTCGGAACGGGTCGACTCGAGCCCACTGACGAAGAGTCGCTCTCACAGACGTCGATCGCCGCCACGGATCGCGAGGCGTTCGTCGACGACACCCAGCGCGAACGGGAGCGGCTCCGAAATCGCATCGAGCGCCTCGAGCGCGAGCGCGCACAGCTTCGAAACGATCTCGCGGCACAGCGATCCCGGCGGTACCGGCTGGAAGACCGGGTCAGCCACCTGGAATCACTCACCAGAGACCTCGAGACGGAGAACTCGGAACTGCAGCGCGAACTCGAGTCGGTCGACGAACCGCCGTGGAAACAACGTCTCGAGACTGTGCTCTCGAACGTCGATTCGATCCGAATCGGTGTCGTCGAACGGCGGAGCGACTGA
- a CDS encoding YbaK/EbsC family protein, with protein MHQRAQSFTAQARTEFDFDPAVEEFPEGTKTATDAAEAVGCDVAQIASSLVFDVDGSLVVSVTSGANRVSEAALAEAFDAAADDVSMADADRIREELGWSIGGVPPFCHDRSVPVVIDETLLEYETVWAAAGTPEAVFPIDPDRLRRYADASPLSVAT; from the coding sequence ATGCATCAACGCGCACAGTCTTTCACAGCACAGGCACGCACCGAATTCGACTTCGATCCAGCCGTCGAGGAGTTCCCCGAAGGGACGAAAACAGCAACCGACGCCGCCGAGGCCGTCGGCTGCGACGTAGCACAGATCGCCAGTTCGCTCGTTTTCGACGTCGACGGCTCGCTTGTCGTCTCCGTCACCAGTGGCGCAAACCGCGTCAGCGAGGCCGCGCTCGCCGAGGCGTTCGACGCGGCCGCTGACGACGTCTCCATGGCCGACGCCGACCGCATCCGCGAGGAACTCGGCTGGTCCATCGGTGGCGTCCCGCCGTTCTGCCACGACCGGTCTGTTCCCGTCGTGATCGACGAGACGCTACTCGAGTACGAGACGGTCTGGGCGGCGGCGGGGACGCCGGAAGCGGTGTTTCCGATCGATCCGGATCGGTTACGGCGGTATGCGGACGCCTCGCCGTTGTCTGTGGCGACCTAG
- a CDS encoding carbohydrate kinase family protein, translating into MRTAPSVLVAGETLVDFLPAESGPLDDVDRFDRRPGGAPANVAVGLAHLDSPPLFWTRVGDDPFGRFLAATLADHGLPERYFEFDPAAKTSLAFVTHDDTGDREFTFYRDGTADTRLEPGRIDDETLAALEWVHVGGVTLATEPARTATLDLVNRAADAGCTVSFDPNARLELWESPETFRRVCREALAATDVCKATAGELELLGFEGETPAALGEDVLAQAAGPQTVFVTRGSEGAVAVVSSGEGTDGVESEELPWVETDPEQESGSGPLVVENAGREVETVDTTGAGDAFVAGMISALRDGVSIAAALEFACAVAAITTTERGAMTAMPDHETVVQFRAERSNRD; encoded by the coding sequence ATGCGGACTGCTCCCTCTGTTCTCGTTGCTGGCGAAACGCTCGTCGACTTTCTGCCGGCAGAGAGCGGCCCGCTCGACGATGTCGATCGGTTCGATCGGCGGCCCGGCGGCGCACCCGCGAACGTCGCCGTCGGCCTCGCACACCTCGACTCCCCGCCGCTGTTCTGGACCCGCGTCGGCGACGATCCGTTCGGTCGCTTTCTCGCTGCGACACTCGCCGACCACGGTCTGCCCGAGCGCTACTTCGAGTTCGATCCAGCCGCGAAGACGAGCCTCGCGTTCGTCACCCACGACGACACCGGCGACCGCGAATTCACCTTCTACCGCGATGGGACCGCAGACACCCGCCTCGAACCCGGGCGGATCGACGACGAGACGCTCGCGGCACTCGAGTGGGTTCACGTCGGCGGCGTCACCCTGGCGACCGAACCCGCTAGGACGGCGACGCTTGACCTGGTCAACCGGGCCGCCGACGCCGGCTGTACCGTGTCGTTCGATCCGAACGCGCGGCTGGAACTTTGGGAGTCGCCAGAAACGTTCAGGCGGGTTTGTCGGGAGGCGCTCGCGGCGACTGACGTGTGCAAGGCGACGGCGGGGGAACTCGAGTTGCTCGGCTTCGAGGGGGAGACGCCGGCGGCGCTCGGCGAAGACGTACTCGCGCAGGCTGCGGGTCCGCAGACGGTGTTCGTCACGCGTGGGAGTGAGGGTGCCGTCGCGGTTGTAAGCAGCGGAGAGGGCACAGATGGTGTGGAGAGCGAGGAGTTGCCGTGGGTGGAGACCGACCCAGAGCAGGAGTCCGGTTCAGGGCCGCTCGTGGTCGAGAACGCTGGAAGAGAGGTCGAGACGGTGGACACGACTGGAGCGGGTGATGCGTTCGTGGCAGGCATGATTTCGGCGCTGCGCGATGGCGTTTCGATCGCTGCGGCGCTCGAGTTCGCGTGTGCTGTCGCTGCGATAACGACGACCGAGCGCGGTGCGATGACGGCGATGCCGGATCACGAGACGGTTGTGCAGTTCCGTGCGGAGCGTTCGAACCGCGACTAG